Part of the uncultured Anaeromusa sp. genome is shown below.
CCGCGATGCCGGGAAAAGACCTCGCGCAAAGCATCAAAAACAGGCTGGGTTTCCTGCTCCTTGCGCAGTTGCAGCCGCACCTCCTGCGGCTGTTCCCTCAAAAGAGAAATGCGCTCCGCCAGCACTTTTACTCCTTCTTCGCTCACGCTGACCTTCCCCTGCACGATAACCGGCGTATCCGGCACAAGCAATGGCATGGCCTGGTGGAAAACACGGGGGAAGACCACTACTTCCATCTGCCTGGAAAAGTCCTCCAGCGCCACAAAGCACATCATATCCCCATTTCGGGTACTGATCCGTTTAGCCGCTGCCACCATGCCGCCAATGCGTATCTTTTTCCCATCCGCCGGCTGCGCCTGCAGCTCTTCCAAAGAAGTCAGGCCCGCCAACTGCTGCCGAAACGGTTCCAAAGGATGACCGGTAATGTAAAAGCCGGTTATTTCTTTTTCTAAGGCTATTAATTGCGGCATCGGCAGCTCCGGCAAGTCCGGTAATTCGAGCGAGCAAGTTTCCGCCAGCTCTTCCTCGCCAAACAAGCCCAACTGTCCGCTTTGGGCATCCCGTTGACAGCCGGCCCCCACATCGACCGCCTGATCAAGCACCGCCAGCAGTTGTGAGCGTTTAGCGCCTGTAGAATCAAACGCGCCGCATTTAATCAAGCTTTCCATTACACGCTTATTGACAAGACGCATATCTACGCGACTGCAAAAATCCACCAGCGACGCGAACGGTCCTTCTGACTCTCTAGCGGCCATAACGCTTTCGATAGCTCCTTCGCCGACGTTTTTCACTGCCGACAAGCCAAAACGAATGGAGTCGCCATCAACGCTAAACCGGCTTTCACTGGCGTTGACATCCGGCGGCAGCACAGAGATGCCCAAGCGCCGGCATTCTTCAATATAATGACCGACTTTATCGCTGGCCCCCATAATACTGGTCAAGGTAGCCGCCATAAATTCATGAGGAAAATGCGCCTTCAGATACGCCGTCTGGTACGTAACCAGCGCATACGCGGCGCTATGGGATTTATTAAAGCCGTAATCGGCAAAATGAGACATCAGCTCAAAGACGTCTTTCGCCAAAGAAGTATCAATCCCTTTGGCGGCTGCGCCCTTCAAAAAGTTCTCCTTCTGCGCTTCCAGAACGGAGTGCTTTTTTTTGCCCATGGCGCGCCGCAGCAAGTCCGCCTGTCCCAGGCTGAAGCCCGCCAAGGTGGACGCAATTTGCATAACCTGTTCCTGATACAAAATAACCCCAAAGGTATCTTTTAAGATAGGCTCCAGCCAGGGATGCATATAGGTCACTTCTTTACGCCCGTGACGTCCATTAATAAAATCAGTAACCATGCCGCTGCCTAGAGGACCCGGCCGATAGAGCGCCACCAGCGGAATTAAATCCTCAAAGCGTTCCGGGCGCAATTCCTTTACCAAATTCGTCATGCCGGACGATTCCACCTGAAATACGCCGCCCGTGTCGCCGCTGGCCAGCATAGCGCAAGTTGCGGCATCATCCATGGGAATGGTTTCTAAATCGACTTCAACGCCTCTGTTTTTAGCCGCCAGCTCCAGGGTATCGCCAATTACCGTCAGCGTGCGCAGGCCCAAAAGGTCCATCTTCAATAAGCCGATTTCTTCCACGCGGTCTTTGTCATACTGCGTGGTTAAAAAACCTTCAGAGGAATGCTGCAGCGGCACCAGATGCGTCAAAGGTTCTTTGGCAATCACGAGTCCTGCAGCGTGAGTGGAAGCATGCCGCGGCAGTCCTTCCAGCGCCATAGCCAGATCCAGCAGCTTACGAACGGTCTCTTCGCCTTCATAGGCTTCGCGCAGAGGCGGGCTGGTTTCCAAGGCGCGCTTTAAGGTAATTCCCAGCTCTCCGGGAACCATCTTGGCGATCCGGTCCACTTCGCTATAAGAAAGACTCAACGCTCGCCCAACATCGCGAATGGCCGCCTTCGCCGCCATCGTCCCGAAGGTAATGATCTGGGCCACTCGGTCGCTGCCATAGCGCCGCGATACATACTCAATGACTTCGCCACGGCGCACATAGCAAAAGTCAATATCGATATCAGGCATGCTGACGCGTTCTGGATTCAAAAACCGTTCAAAAAGCAACCCGTAGCGTAAGGGGTCAATATCGGTAATTCCCAGCAAAAACGCGACAATGCTGCCTGCGGCGCTGCCGCGACCAGGGCCTACGGCAATTTTCTGCTCCTTGGCGTAGTTAATAAAATCCCAAACAATCAAAAAATAGCTGGAATAACCCATTTGCTTAATAACGCCCAGTTCGTACTGCAAACGCTCCCGAACCTCCGCTGTTTCCTCAGCGTATCTTCTGGGAAGCCGCTCTTCACAGAGTTGGATCAAATAAGCATCCGCCGTCAGGCCCTCGGGCAGCGGAAACTGTGGCAAATGAAAATGTCCAAAGTCAAAATCCACCTGGCAGCGTTCAGCAATGCGACAGGTATTGGCCAGCGCTTCCGGATAAGAAGTAAAGAGTTCCGCCATTTCCTCGCCACTCTTTAGGTAAAATTCATCGCTGGGAAAACGCATCCGCCCTTCTTCATCCACAGTTTTGCCCATCTGGATGCACATAAGCACGTCATGACTTTCGCTGTCTTTTCTTTCTACATAATGCAGATCATTGGTCGCTACCAAAGATATCCCCAGCTTCGCCGCCAAGGCCGCCAAAAGAGGATTGAGCTCCTTTTGCTCCGGCATGCCGTGGTCCTGCAGCTCCATATAAAAATGTTCCGGCCCAAAAAGCTCCAGGTATTCCCTCGCCAGCGCCTCGGCTTTTTCCTCCTGCCCTCGCAGCAGCGCCGCTGGGATCTCTCCCGCCAGGCAGGCGCTCAACGCGATAATTCCTTCCTTATATTCCGCCAATATCTCATGATCAATGCGCGGCTTATAGTAAAAGCCTTCGCAATAACCTTTAGAAACCAGCTCCACTAAATTGCGGTAACCAGTTTCGTTTTCCGCCAACAACACCAAATGATAGGCGTATTCACCGTCCACGCTGGCTT
Proteins encoded:
- a CDS encoding DNA polymerase III subunit alpha, whose protein sequence is MSKVPFTHLHVHTEYSLLDGASRIKNLVARAKELGMTSLAITDHGTMYGVVDFYKEAKKQGIHPVIGCEVYVAPRSRQEKASVDGEYAYHLVLLAENETGYRNLVELVSKGYCEGFYYKPRIDHEILAEYKEGIIALSACLAGEIPAALLRGQEEKAEALAREYLELFGPEHFYMELQDHGMPEQKELNPLLAALAAKLGISLVATNDLHYVERKDSESHDVLMCIQMGKTVDEEGRMRFPSDEFYLKSGEEMAELFTSYPEALANTCRIAERCQVDFDFGHFHLPQFPLPEGLTADAYLIQLCEERLPRRYAEETAEVRERLQYELGVIKQMGYSSYFLIVWDFINYAKEQKIAVGPGRGSAAGSIVAFLLGITDIDPLRYGLLFERFLNPERVSMPDIDIDFCYVRRGEVIEYVSRRYGSDRVAQIITFGTMAAKAAIRDVGRALSLSYSEVDRIAKMVPGELGITLKRALETSPPLREAYEGEETVRKLLDLAMALEGLPRHASTHAAGLVIAKEPLTHLVPLQHSSEGFLTTQYDKDRVEEIGLLKMDLLGLRTLTVIGDTLELAAKNRGVEVDLETIPMDDAATCAMLASGDTGGVFQVESSGMTNLVKELRPERFEDLIPLVALYRPGPLGSGMVTDFINGRHGRKEVTYMHPWLEPILKDTFGVILYQEQVMQIASTLAGFSLGQADLLRRAMGKKKHSVLEAQKENFLKGAAAKGIDTSLAKDVFELMSHFADYGFNKSHSAAYALVTYQTAYLKAHFPHEFMAATLTSIMGASDKVGHYIEECRRLGISVLPPDVNASESRFSVDGDSIRFGLSAVKNVGEGAIESVMAARESEGPFASLVDFCSRVDMRLVNKRVMESLIKCGAFDSTGAKRSQLLAVLDQAVDVGAGCQRDAQSGQLGLFGEEELAETCSLELPDLPELPMPQLIALEKEITGFYITGHPLEPFRQQLAGLTSLEELQAQPADGKKIRIGGMVAAAKRISTRNGDMMCFVALEDFSRQMEVVVFPRVFHQAMPLLVPDTPVIVQGKVSVSEEGVKVLAERISLLREQPQEVRLQLRKEQETQPVFDALREVFSRHRGSCRVLLHLIDSRRVITTEERFWIEATPQTLEELERVLGTGSVHTA